One Baekduia alba genomic window, GTGACGCCGGACCCTGCCCCCATCTGGACCCGCCTGCAGGCGGAGCTTCGACGCAGGGTCCCGGACGCCACGTACGACATCTGGCTCGCCCCGCTGGCCTGGGGCGGGCTGGAGCACGACGACCGCGTCGTGCTGCTCGCGCCCGCCGACGTGCGCGACTGGGTCGGCCAGCGGTTCGCCGCGGTGATCGAGGAGGCAGCGCGCACGCTGCTGGGCGCCGGCGCGACGGTCGAGCTGCGCGACGTGTCCGCCGCGGGCGCGACGCCCTCCCCGTCCGCGGGCGCCCCACCCTCCAAGGCGTTCACGCGCGACGAGCCGGTCGCCGCGCTCTTCGACGACGCGGTCTCGCGGCTGAACCCGAAGTACACGTTCGAGCAGTTCGTCATCGGCGACGCCAACCGCTTCGCCCACGCCGCGGCGCTCGCGGTCGCCGAGCTCCCGGGCCAGGCCTACAACCCGCTCTTCATCGTCGGCCCGCCCGGCGTCGGCAAGACCCACCTGCTGCACTCGATCGGCAACTACGTGCGCGCGTACGGCGGCGGCCTCGCGGTGCGCTACACGACCGTCGAGCGCTTCACGAACGAGTTCCTGGAGGCCCTCAAGGCCCGGGACGTCGACGCCTTCAAGCACCGCTATCGCCGCAACGACGTCCTGCTGATCGACGACGTGCAGTTCCTCGAGTCCAAGGTCAAGACCGAGGAGGAGTTCTTCCACACCTTCAACGCACTGCACGAGACCGGCAGCCAGCTGGTCCTGACGTCGGACCGCCCGCCGCGCGACATGGCGGCGCTCGAGGACCGGCTGCGCCAGCGCTTCGAGTCCGGCCTGCTCGTCGACATCCGCGAGCCCGACCCGGCCACGCGCCTCACGGTGCTGCGCAAGCGCGCGCACCACGACGGCATCGAGCTCGCCGATCCCGCGGTCCTGGAGCTCATCGCCGCGCGCGTCACCGACAACCTCCGGTCGCTCGAGGCCGCGCTGATCCGCGTCGTCGCCTACGCGTCGCTGACCGACAAGGCGATCGACGCCGCGCTGGCCGACGAGGTGCTGACCCAGCTCTACGGCCGCCAGCAGGAGCGCGCGATCGCCGCCGGCGGGCCCGAGACGGTCGACCGCATCCAGGACCTCGTCGCCGAGACCTTCGGGCTCACGCGCGAGGAGCTGCTCTCGCCCTCCCGTGCCGCGCGCGTCGCCTGGCCCCGCCAGGTGGCGATGTACCTCGCGCGCGAGCACACGCACGAGACGCTGCCCGCGATCGGGCGGCGCTTCGGCGGCCGCGACCACTCCACCGTCCTCCACGCGTGCAAGCGTGCCGTGGCGCGCCTCGGCACCGACCCGGACGCCTACGACGCCGTGACGCGCATCACCGCCCGTCTGACCGATCCCGGCCGGGGCGACGCGGTTTGACCGGCGCTGTTGACAGACTCCGTCGGCTTCTGTGCGCGAAAACCCCGCAACGTCCGGTCATCTCAGCGGCTGTCCACAGATCAACAGCCACTATGACTCCTGAAACTCTCTCCTAAGGTCTTCATCGTGAAGCTTTCCGTCGCGAGCGCCGATCTGCTCGCACAGCTGCAGTCCGTGTCCCGCGTCGCGTCCACGCGCTCCGCCGTCCAGGCCCTGTCCGGCGTGCAGCTGGCTGCGACCGCCGATGGCGTCGAGCTGCGCGCGACCGACATGGAGATCGCGCTCCGCGTCCCGCTCACCGCCGAGGTCCAGCGCGAGGGCACCGTGGTCCTGCCGGCGCGCCTCCTGCTCGACGTCGCGCGGTCGCTGCCCAAGAACGCCGACCGCGTCGAGCTCGAGCTGCGGCCCGAGCAGCAGGACGTCGAGGTCGTGGCCGGCCACGCGAAGTTCCACCTGCGCACGCTGCGCGCCGAGGACTTCCCGCCGCTGCCCGGGGTCGGTGGGTCCGATAGCGACGACACCGTCGTCGACGTCCCCGCGCACGCGTTCGTGGACACGATCGAGATGGTGTCCAAGTCGGCGTCGCGGGACGAGACGCGGCCGATCCTGACGGGCATCCTGGTGTCGGCCTCCGGGTCGGAGCTGCGGATGGTCGCCACGGACTCCTACCGGCTCAGCGTCAAGGAGACCAAGCTCGAGGTGCCGCTGGACCCGGGCTTCGAGGCCAACGTGCCGGCCCGCGCGCTGGACGAGCTGCGCTCGGTCGTCGGCAACACCGGCGCCGACGTCATCCGGATCGGCGTGCGCTCCAACCAGGTCGTGTTCGAGGTCGGCGGCGCCGTCCTGTCCTCGCGGCTGATCGACGGCCAGTTCCCGAACTACAACCAGCTGATCCCCGACGGCTACGAGCACCAGCTGCGGATCAGCGGCGAGGAGCTCGGGGACGTCGTCAAGCGCATCTCGCTGATGGCGCAGAAGAACGCTCCGCTGCGGCTGGCCTTCGGCGACGGCGAGCTGACGGTGTCTGCGCAGACGCCGGATGTCGGCGAGGCCTCCGAGCCGCTGCCGGTGCCGTTCGCCGGCGAGCCGTTCGAGATCGGGTTCAACCCGGAGTTCCTGCGCGACGGCCTGGACAGCGTCGGGTCCGACGACCTCATCCTCAAGCTCATCAGCCCCCTGCGGCCCGGCCTGATCGAGGGCGCCGACGAGAGCGGCTTCCTCTACCTGATCATGCCGATCCGCCTCAACGTGTAGGGCTTGGTCCGTGCGCGTCGAGCGCCTCCGTCTGCGGGACTTCCGCACCTACGCGGCAGCCGACGTCGCGATCGGGCCGGGGCTGACGGTGCTGCACGGCCCCAACGGCGCGGGCAAGACCAACATGTTGGAGGCGTTGTACTTCGGCTGCACGTCGCGGTCGTGCCGGACGGGCAACGAGCGCGAGATGGTGCGCTTCGACGCGCCGGCGGCGCGGGTCGAGGTCGACACGCGCGACCGCGACGGTGACGCGCACACGCTGTCGGTGGGCTTCCAGCCCGGTGAGGCCAAGCGCCTGAAGGTCGACGGCGCGCCCGTCGAGCGGCTGACCGACTCGCCGGCCCGGCCGCTGGTGAGCGTCTTCCTCCCCGATCGGCTGGAGCTCGTGAAGGGCGCTCCGGCGGGCCGCCGCGCGCATCTGGACCAGGTCGTCGCCGCGCTGTGGCCGGGCCGGGCGGGCAACCGCGCGCAGTACTCGCGGGTGCTGGCGCAGCGCAACGCGCTCCTGGGCCGGGTGCGCGGCGGCCGGGTCGACGAGGGCGCGCTGGACGCGTGGGACGCCGAGCTCGCGCGCTGGGGCATCGCGCTGCGCGACGATCGCGCCGCGGCCGTCGAGCGCGTGGGCGCGCGGTTCCCGGAGCTGGCGAGCGAGTTGGGGCTCAACGGCGCGGCGGAGGTCCGGTACCGCCCGCGCTCGCGCGCCGACGACGCTGAGGCCCTCGTGTCCGAGCTGCGCGAGCGGCGGGCGTCGGATCTGGAGCGCGGCTTCTCTCAGCACGGGCCGCACCGCGACGACCTCGTCCTGGTGCGCGACGGGCGCGAGCTCAAGGCCTATGGGTCGCAGGGCGAGCAGCGGCTGGCGCTGCTGGCGCTCCTGCTGGCCGAGCGCGCTGAGCTTGCCGACGAGCGCGGTGCTCCCCCGCTCATGCTGCTCGACGACGTCATGAGCGAGTTGGACGCCGACCGGCGCGGGCTGCTCGTCGCGCGCCTGGACGACGGCGGCCAGGCCGTGGTCACGACGACGGACCTCGCGCACGTCCCGGGCGGCGGCGCGCCGGACGTGGCGCGCCTGAAGGTCTCCCCCGGTGGCGCGGTCCTCCAGGAGGCGTCGCCCGAGTCGTCGTCGGAGGCGGCGGCCTGATGGCCCGTCGCGCCCCGCGGCCGCTCGGGAAGTCGATCGCGGCGCTCACGGAGCAGCTCGCGCCGCGGACGACGCTCGCCGACGCGCAGCGCGCGTGGCCCGCGGCGGCCGGCGCGATGATGGCGAAGTACGCGATGCCGACCGCGGAGCGCGGCGGAA contains:
- the recF gene encoding DNA replication/repair protein RecF (All proteins in this family for which functions are known are DNA-binding proteins that assist the filamentation of RecA onto DNA for the initiation of recombination or recombinational repair.), with the translated sequence MRVERLRLRDFRTYAAADVAIGPGLTVLHGPNGAGKTNMLEALYFGCTSRSCRTGNEREMVRFDAPAARVEVDTRDRDGDAHTLSVGFQPGEAKRLKVDGAPVERLTDSPARPLVSVFLPDRLELVKGAPAGRRAHLDQVVAALWPGRAGNRAQYSRVLAQRNALLGRVRGGRVDEGALDAWDAELARWGIALRDDRAAAVERVGARFPELASELGLNGAAEVRYRPRSRADDAEALVSELRERRASDLERGFSQHGPHRDDLVLVRDGRELKAYGSQGEQRLALLALLLAERAELADERGAPPLMLLDDVMSELDADRRGLLVARLDDGGQAVVTTTDLAHVPGGGAPDVARLKVSPGGAVLQEASPESSSEAAA
- the dnaN gene encoding DNA polymerase III subunit beta codes for the protein MKLSVASADLLAQLQSVSRVASTRSAVQALSGVQLAATADGVELRATDMEIALRVPLTAEVQREGTVVLPARLLLDVARSLPKNADRVELELRPEQQDVEVVAGHAKFHLRTLRAEDFPPLPGVGGSDSDDTVVDVPAHAFVDTIEMVSKSASRDETRPILTGILVSASGSELRMVATDSYRLSVKETKLEVPLDPGFEANVPARALDELRSVVGNTGADVIRIGVRSNQVVFEVGGAVLSSRLIDGQFPNYNQLIPDGYEHQLRISGEELGDVVKRISLMAQKNAPLRLAFGDGELTVSAQTPDVGEASEPLPVPFAGEPFEIGFNPEFLRDGLDSVGSDDLILKLISPLRPGLIEGADESGFLYLIMPIRLNV
- the dnaA gene encoding chromosomal replication initiator protein DnaA; the encoded protein is MTPDPAPIWTRLQAELRRRVPDATYDIWLAPLAWGGLEHDDRVVLLAPADVRDWVGQRFAAVIEEAARTLLGAGATVELRDVSAAGATPSPSAGAPPSKAFTRDEPVAALFDDAVSRLNPKYTFEQFVIGDANRFAHAAALAVAELPGQAYNPLFIVGPPGVGKTHLLHSIGNYVRAYGGGLAVRYTTVERFTNEFLEALKARDVDAFKHRYRRNDVLLIDDVQFLESKVKTEEEFFHTFNALHETGSQLVLTSDRPPRDMAALEDRLRQRFESGLLVDIREPDPATRLTVLRKRAHHDGIELADPAVLELIAARVTDNLRSLEAALIRVVAYASLTDKAIDAALADEVLTQLYGRQQERAIAAGGPETVDRIQDLVAETFGLTREELLSPSRAARVAWPRQVAMYLAREHTHETLPAIGRRFGGRDHSTVLHACKRAVARLGTDPDAYDAVTRITARLTDPGRGDAV
- a CDS encoding DUF721 domain-containing protein, which gives rise to MARRAPRPLGKSIAALTEQLAPRTTLADAQRAWPAAAGAMMAKYAMPTAERGGTLTITCRSSTWAQELDLMAPELVAKLNGLIGEGRITALRCVATQSRSWAVAET